One window from the genome of Hyphomonas neptunium ATCC 15444 encodes:
- a CDS encoding TorF family putative porin codes for MRMKFYQAGVALAAMLAAAGTATAQGEFSGNVALSSDYVWRGVSQTDSDPAISGGFDYANGLFYAGTWASNVDFGDDSDTNMEIDFYGGLAGELESGISWDVGVIYYAYPDAEESDLDFVELKGALGYGFDSGLSIGGEAYYDVDNENLYLNATAGFALSDAFSVDGSVGSYQFDAGDDYTNWSLGGTYSALGFGFDVRYWDTDLDGTDLADERVVFTISRSM; via the coding sequence ATGCGTATGAAGTTTTATCAGGCAGGTGTCGCACTTGCCGCCATGCTGGCAGCGGCCGGCACGGCGACCGCCCAGGGAGAGTTCTCGGGTAACGTCGCTCTGTCGTCCGACTATGTCTGGCGCGGCGTTTCGCAGACCGACAGCGACCCGGCCATTTCGGGTGGTTTCGACTACGCGAACGGCCTGTTCTATGCCGGCACCTGGGCATCGAACGTCGATTTCGGCGACGATTCCGACACCAATATGGAAATCGACTTCTACGGCGGTCTCGCCGGTGAACTCGAAAGCGGCATCAGCTGGGATGTGGGCGTCATCTACTACGCCTACCCGGACGCTGAAGAATCCGACCTCGACTTCGTCGAGCTCAAAGGCGCCCTCGGCTATGGCTTCGACAGCGGCCTCTCCATCGGCGGCGAAGCCTATTACGATGTCGACAATGAAAACCTCTACCTGAACGCAACGGCGGGCTTCGCCCTCTCCGACGCCTTCAGCGTGGACGGCAGCGTCGGCTCCTACCAGTTCGATGCCGGTGACGACTACACCAACTGGTCGCTTGGCGGCACCTACTCCGCCCTCGGTTTCGGCTTTGACGTGCGCTACTGGGATACCGATCTCGACGGCACCGATCTGGCCGACGAGCGCGTCGTGTTCACCATTTCGCGGTCCATGTAA
- the parE gene encoding DNA topoisomerase IV subunit B, with protein MSSARQMKQDDLLAGTAGYSAKDIEVLEGLEPVRKRPGMYIGGTDERAWHHLFAEVLDNAMDEAVAGYANRIDIKLDADGFLTVVDNGRGIPIDPHPKFPKKSALEVIMTTLHSGGKFSDKAYSTAGGLHGVGISVVNALSELVEVEVARDRTLYRQDFSRGLPLGKLQKVGAAPNRRGTSVRFKPDFQIFGDKLRWRPQRLFQMARSKAYLFRGVEVRWSCDPELLPEDSKVPAEAVLSYPNGLADQLTEVFGDKSTITETPFTGLVDMGAEGKVEWAIAWTQAGFGEADGFARSYCNTIPTPEGGTHEAGFRSAITKGIRNFGDLTGNKKAAEVTAEDVMGHSGLLLSVFIRGPEFVGQTKDKLSSTHAFRLVENAVRDHFDHWLAGSPKEANKLLGWAIDRADERAKRRKAKEISRKSATKKLRLPGKLADCSAKGPEGTELFLVEGDSAGGSAKQARNRETQAILPLRGKILNVESASDDKLMGNQELADLSLALGTELGRKFNIDDLRYERIIIMTDADVDGAHIAALLITFFYRLTPGLIESGRLYLALPPLFKLSNKGNIHYAMDDADRARIMKEHFKGNQKVEMTRFKGLGEMNPAQLKETTMNPSSRTLARVTLPAAMDDLEINPADLINTLMGKKAELRFRFIQENAAFVEELDI; from the coding sequence ATGTCCTCAGCGCGGCAGATGAAGCAAGACGACCTGCTGGCGGGCACAGCGGGCTATTCCGCCAAGGACATCGAGGTCCTCGAAGGCCTTGAGCCCGTCCGCAAGCGCCCCGGCATGTATATCGGCGGCACCGATGAGCGCGCCTGGCACCACCTCTTCGCTGAAGTCCTCGACAACGCCATGGACGAAGCCGTTGCCGGCTATGCCAACCGCATCGACATCAAGCTCGACGCTGACGGCTTCCTCACCGTGGTCGACAATGGCCGCGGCATCCCGATCGACCCGCACCCGAAATTCCCCAAGAAATCAGCGCTCGAAGTCATCATGACGACGCTCCATTCGGGCGGCAAATTCTCCGACAAAGCCTACTCCACCGCCGGAGGCCTCCACGGCGTCGGCATCTCGGTCGTCAACGCCCTGTCTGAACTCGTCGAAGTCGAAGTCGCCCGCGACCGCACGCTCTACCGCCAGGATTTCTCGCGCGGCCTGCCGCTCGGCAAGCTCCAGAAGGTCGGCGCTGCGCCCAACCGGCGCGGCACCTCCGTGCGCTTCAAGCCCGACTTCCAGATCTTCGGCGACAAGCTCCGCTGGCGCCCCCAGCGCCTCTTCCAGATGGCGCGCTCGAAGGCTTACCTCTTCCGCGGCGTCGAAGTGCGCTGGTCCTGCGATCCCGAGCTTCTTCCCGAGGACTCCAAAGTCCCCGCCGAAGCCGTCCTCTCCTATCCCAATGGCCTGGCCGACCAGCTCACCGAAGTCTTCGGCGACAAGTCCACCATCACCGAGACCCCCTTCACCGGCCTCGTTGACATGGGCGCCGAGGGTAAGGTCGAATGGGCCATCGCCTGGACCCAGGCCGGCTTTGGCGAGGCAGACGGCTTCGCCCGCTCCTATTGTAACACCATCCCGACGCCCGAAGGCGGCACCCACGAAGCCGGCTTCCGCTCGGCCATCACCAAGGGCATCCGCAATTTCGGAGACCTGACCGGCAACAAGAAAGCCGCCGAAGTCACCGCCGAGGATGTCATGGGCCATTCCGGCCTCCTCCTCTCGGTCTTCATCCGTGGCCCTGAATTCGTCGGCCAGACCAAGGACAAGCTCTCCTCCACCCACGCCTTCCGCTTGGTGGAAAACGCGGTACGGGACCACTTCGACCATTGGCTCGCCGGCTCCCCCAAGGAAGCAAACAAGCTGCTCGGCTGGGCCATCGACCGCGCCGATGAACGCGCCAAGCGCCGCAAGGCCAAGGAAATCAGCCGAAAGTCTGCCACCAAGAAACTCCGCCTCCCCGGCAAACTCGCCGATTGCTCGGCTAAAGGCCCGGAAGGCACCGAACTCTTCCTCGTCGAAGGCGACTCGGCCGGCGGCTCCGCCAAACAGGCCCGCAACCGCGAGACGCAGGCGATCCTCCCCCTGCGCGGCAAGATCCTCAACGTCGAAAGCGCTTCAGACGACAAGCTGATGGGCAACCAGGAACTGGCCGACCTCTCCCTCGCCCTCGGCACAGAACTCGGTCGCAAGTTCAACATCGACGATCTGCGCTATGAGCGCATCATCATCATGACCGATGCGGACGTCGACGGGGCCCACATCGCCGCCCTGCTCATCACCTTCTTCTACCGGCTCACCCCCGGCCTGATCGAAAGCGGGCGGCTCTATCTCGCCCTGCCGCCCCTGTTCAAACTCTCGAACAAGGGCAACATCCATTACGCCATGGATGACGCCGACCGGGCCCGGATCATGAAGGAACACTTCAAGGGCAACCAGAAGGTCGAGATGACGCGCTTCAAGGGTCTGGGCGAAATGAACCCCGCCCAGCTCAAAGAAACCACCATGAACCCGTCCAGCCGCACGCTGGCGCGCGTCACGCTCCCGGCGGCAATGGATGATCTCGAAATCAATCCCGCCGACCTCATCAACACCCTGATGGGCAAAAAAGCCGAACTCCGCTTCCGCTTCATCCAGGAAAACGCCGCCTTCGTCGAAGAGCTCGACATCTAG
- a CDS encoding SDR family NAD(P)-dependent oxidoreductase produces MTPRDLEGRTALVTGSANGLGRSIALKLAERGASVIINCTKSIADGEATVADCQKAGAQARLVVADVSTDEGCSKLAEAAAQAGRLDILVNNAGITKHARDHSDLDALSRDDFLNLYSVNVAGPFIMMQKTRSLLVEAHKQTGRASTVLNVSSIAGVAGVGSSVAYAASKGAFNTMTISLARALAPAIRVNAICPGFIGTRWFKDTMSEEQYMKMEAGVAASVPLNVASGPDDIADSALFLLSDASRHITGETLLVDAGMHLGYAPLKAR; encoded by the coding sequence ATGACCCCTCGTGACCTTGAAGGCCGCACCGCCCTCGTAACCGGCTCCGCCAACGGCCTTGGCCGCTCGATCGCCCTGAAACTCGCAGAACGCGGCGCCAGCGTGATTATCAACTGCACAAAATCCATCGCCGATGGCGAAGCCACCGTTGCAGACTGCCAGAAGGCTGGCGCTCAGGCCCGTCTCGTCGTCGCCGATGTCTCCACCGATGAGGGCTGTTCAAAGCTGGCCGAAGCCGCCGCCCAGGCTGGCCGCCTCGATATTCTCGTCAACAATGCCGGCATCACCAAACATGCCCGCGACCATTCCGATCTCGACGCGCTCAGCCGCGACGATTTCCTCAACCTCTATTCGGTCAACGTCGCCGGCCCCTTCATCATGATGCAGAAAACCAGATCCCTGCTGGTGGAGGCACATAAACAGACCGGCCGGGCCTCGACGGTCCTCAACGTCTCCTCGATTGCCGGAGTTGCCGGCGTCGGCTCCTCAGTGGCCTATGCCGCCTCCAAGGGCGCCTTCAACACCATGACGATCAGCCTCGCCCGCGCCCTCGCCCCGGCCATCCGCGTCAACGCCATCTGCCCCGGCTTCATCGGCACCCGCTGGTTCAAGGACACGATGAGCGAGGAGCAATACATGAAGATGGAGGCCGGGGTCGCCGCCTCCGTACCCCTGAACGTCGCCTCGGGGCCTGACGACATCGCGGATTCGGCGCTGTTCCTGCTCAGTGACGCGTCCCGTCATATAACTGGCGAAACCCTGCTCGTGGATGCCGGCATGCACCTTGGCTATGCCCCGCTGAAGGCACGCTGA
- the ald gene encoding alanine dehydrogenase — MRIGVPTEIKKQESRVGLTPESAGELVRAGHQVNIQAGAGIASGFADETYTAIGAAILPDAEALFAQSDLIVKVKEPQPEETARLTKDHTLFTYLHLAPDPVQAKGLMNSGCLAIAYETVTDAHGGLPLLRPMSQVAGRMSMQVAAGALMRTKGRGRGILLGGVPGVAPAKVVIIGGGVSGTHAAEIAVGMRADVWVFDRNNERLGELDEQFRGTINTMYSTAHSLAEAIKDADLVIGAVLIPGASAPKLVSRAQLSTMQPGSVLVDIAIDQGGCFETSRPTTHDDPIYEVDGILHYCVANMPGAVPRTSTYALNNATLPFVMQIANLGARNAINANKHLANGLTADQGTIAHKLVARDLGEKYVRPDWLTVV; from the coding sequence ATGCGAATTGGTGTTCCAACTGAAATCAAAAAGCAGGAATCCCGTGTCGGTCTGACACCTGAGAGCGCTGGCGAACTGGTACGCGCCGGCCATCAGGTGAACATCCAGGCCGGTGCGGGAATTGCGTCCGGCTTTGCCGATGAAACCTACACCGCCATTGGCGCCGCCATCCTGCCGGACGCCGAGGCCCTCTTCGCCCAAAGCGACCTGATCGTGAAGGTGAAGGAGCCCCAGCCGGAAGAAACCGCGCGCCTCACCAAAGACCACACCCTCTTCACCTATCTCCATCTCGCGCCAGACCCTGTGCAGGCCAAAGGCCTTATGAACTCCGGTTGCCTCGCCATCGCCTATGAAACCGTCACCGACGCCCATGGCGGCCTCCCCCTCCTGCGCCCGATGAGCCAGGTCGCCGGGCGCATGTCGATGCAGGTCGCCGCCGGCGCCCTGATGCGCACCAAGGGCCGGGGCCGGGGCATCCTGCTCGGCGGCGTGCCGGGCGTTGCGCCCGCCAAGGTCGTCATCATCGGCGGCGGTGTCTCCGGCACCCATGCCGCCGAGATCGCGGTCGGCATGCGCGCCGATGTCTGGGTCTTCGACCGCAACAATGAGCGCCTCGGCGAACTCGACGAACAGTTCCGCGGCACCATCAACACGATGTATTCGACCGCCCATTCCCTCGCCGAAGCCATCAAGGACGCTGACCTCGTGATCGGCGCCGTGCTGATCCCCGGCGCCTCAGCGCCCAAGCTCGTCAGCCGCGCCCAGCTCTCGACCATGCAACCGGGCTCGGTGCTCGTTGACATCGCCATCGACCAGGGCGGCTGCTTCGAGACAAGCCGTCCGACCACGCATGATGATCCGATCTATGAGGTGGATGGTATCCTGCACTATTGCGTCGCCAACATGCCCGGCGCCGTACCGCGCACCTCCACCTACGCGCTGAACAACGCCACCCTGCCCTTCGTCATGCAGATCGCCAATCTCGGCGCCCGCAACGCCATCAATGCCAACAAGCATCTCGCCAATGGCCTGACGGCCGACCAGGGCACCATCGCCCACAAACTCGTCGCGCGGGATCTGGGCGAAAAGTATGTGCGCCCGGACTGGCTGACGGTCGTGTAA
- a CDS encoding BLUF domain-containing protein: MSNDLFRLIYVSTARPGLSEEDMLSILNTSQSNNDERRITGYLVHNGDNFMQLLEGPRPEVATIFGRILEDDRHGGVVRILAEQADRRVFPDWSMNYFRVDQGGGNGWMLVRRDDPIDSLMPAHVPRDLIYAFSKFIRQT, encoded by the coding sequence ATGAGCAACGACCTGTTCCGCCTGATCTATGTAAGCACAGCCCGCCCCGGCCTGTCGGAGGAGGATATGTTGAGCATTCTCAACACGTCCCAGTCCAATAACGATGAGCGCCGGATCACCGGCTATCTGGTGCACAATGGCGACAACTTCATGCAGCTTCTTGAAGGGCCGCGCCCAGAAGTTGCCACAATCTTTGGCCGCATCCTTGAGGATGACCGCCATGGCGGCGTGGTGCGCATTCTGGCCGAGCAGGCCGACCGCCGGGTTTTTCCCGACTGGTCGATGAATTATTTCCGCGTCGACCAGGGCGGGGGCAATGGCTGGATGCTGGTGCGCCGGGACGACCCGATCGACAGCCTGATGCCGGCGCATGTGCCGCGGGACCTGATCTACGCTTTCTCGAAATTCATCCGGCAGACCTGA
- a CDS encoding amidohydrolase family protein: protein MSISRRVLRTAAMAAILMAGALPAVSETVLIHAGKVLDVPGNAPRGATTITVTDGKIVSLENGHKRASGSDVRVIDLKDSFVLPGLIDSHVHLTSDSGGIVWQLEEITLSPAAQAFDAWDNGMKTLRAGFTTVRNLGDGDGAVLALRDAVNDGQVQGPRILDAANSISVSSGHMDSSLGYRDELRPYFKAAGNTCDGAEDCRRAVRLQVSRGADLIKLATTGGVNSRIGAGLGKQMFEDEAVAIVETAKLFGKKVAAHAHGGDGIRLALEAGVDSIEHGTILDPETIEAFVASGAYYVPTLSTVNGYIERMEANPDAYEPDVRAKIEWRIGITGKSLEILYPKGVPIAFGTDAGVSKHGRNADEFELMVRFGMSPMEAIKAATVNAADLLGITDVAGTLEPGKSADIIAVKGDPIADVKLLKSVSFVMARGEVVKE, encoded by the coding sequence ATGTCTATTTCCAGGCGCGTTCTGCGCACCGCTGCGATGGCGGCGATTCTGATGGCTGGCGCGTTGCCGGCGGTTTCCGAAACCGTTCTGATCCATGCGGGTAAAGTGCTCGATGTGCCGGGCAATGCGCCGCGTGGGGCCACCACGATTACGGTGACCGATGGCAAGATCGTATCGCTTGAGAACGGGCACAAGAGGGCAAGCGGCAGTGACGTGCGGGTGATCGACCTGAAGGACAGCTTTGTGCTGCCGGGCCTGATCGACAGCCATGTGCACCTGACCTCGGATTCCGGCGGGATCGTCTGGCAGCTGGAAGAGATCACCCTGTCGCCGGCGGCGCAGGCGTTTGATGCCTGGGACAATGGCATGAAGACCCTGCGCGCGGGCTTTACCACCGTCCGCAATCTGGGCGATGGCGACGGCGCGGTGCTGGCGCTGCGCGACGCGGTCAATGACGGGCAGGTGCAGGGGCCGCGGATTCTGGACGCGGCAAACTCCATCTCTGTTTCCTCCGGCCATATGGACAGCTCGCTGGGATACCGCGATGAGCTGCGGCCCTATTTCAAGGCGGCGGGCAATACATGTGACGGCGCCGAAGACTGCCGCCGGGCCGTGCGCCTGCAAGTCTCGCGCGGGGCTGACCTGATCAAGCTGGCGACCACGGGCGGCGTCAACAGCCGGATCGGCGCGGGCCTGGGCAAGCAGATGTTCGAGGATGAAGCGGTTGCCATTGTCGAAACGGCAAAGCTGTTCGGCAAAAAGGTGGCCGCCCATGCCCATGGCGGCGACGGTATCCGGCTGGCGCTGGAGGCGGGCGTTGATTCCATCGAGCATGGCACGATCCTCGACCCGGAAACCATCGAGGCGTTTGTGGCTTCGGGCGCCTATTACGTGCCGACGCTTTCGACCGTGAACGGATATATCGAGCGGATGGAAGCCAATCCCGATGCCTATGAGCCGGATGTGCGCGCCAAGATCGAGTGGCGCATCGGCATCACGGGCAAGAGCCTTGAGATTCTCTATCCCAAAGGCGTTCCGATTGCCTTTGGCACCGATGCGGGCGTTTCCAAACATGGCCGCAATGCCGATGAGTTCGAGCTGATGGTGCGCTTTGGCATGTCGCCGATGGAGGCCATCAAGGCGGCGACGGTGAATGCGGCAGACCTGCTCGGCATCACCGATGTGGCCGGCACGCTGGAGCCGGGCAAGAGCGCCGACATCATCGCCGTGAAGGGCGACCCGATTGCCGATGTGAAGCTGCTGAAGTCGGTGAGCTTCGTGATGGCGCGCGGTGAGGTGGTGAAGGAGTAG